A portion of the Bacteroides faecium genome contains these proteins:
- a CDS encoding tRNA threonylcarbamoyladenosine dehydratase yields the protein MAKEKLMEENNWQQRTELLLGEEKMNRIRNSHVLVVGLGGVGAYAAEMICRAGVGRMTIVDADTVQPTNINRQLPAMHSTLGKTKAEVLAARYKDINPNIELRVLPVYLKDENIPELLDADRYDFIVDAIDTISPKCYLIFEAMKRRIKIVSSMGAGAKSDITQVRFADLWDTYHCGLSKAVRKRLQKMGMKRKLPVVFSTEQADPKAVLLTDDEQNKKSTCGTVSYMPAVFGCYLAEYVIKRI from the coding sequence ATGGCTAAAGAAAAATTGATGGAAGAAAATAACTGGCAGCAAAGGACAGAACTCCTTTTGGGAGAGGAAAAGATGAATCGCATCCGTAATTCCCATGTGTTAGTCGTAGGTTTGGGTGGAGTAGGGGCTTATGCAGCCGAGATGATTTGTCGTGCGGGAGTCGGTCGGATGACGATTGTAGATGCCGACACGGTACAACCTACCAATATAAACCGCCAGTTGCCTGCCATGCATTCCACATTAGGAAAGACAAAAGCAGAAGTGCTGGCTGCCCGGTATAAAGATATAAATCCGAATATTGAACTGAGGGTTCTTCCTGTCTATCTGAAAGATGAAAATATACCGGAGTTGCTGGATGCTGATAGGTATGACTTTATAGTGGATGCTATTGACACAATCAGCCCGAAATGCTATCTGATTTTTGAAGCGATGAAGCGTCGTATCAAGATTGTTTCCAGTATGGGGGCAGGAGCGAAAAGCGATATCACACAGGTTCGTTTTGCTGACCTTTGGGATACCTATCATTGCGGACTGAGCAAAGCAGTTCGGAAGCGCTTGCAGAAGATGGGAATGAAACGGAAACTCCCGGTGGTATTCAGTACCGAGCAGGCCGACCCGAAAGCTGTATTGCTGACCGATGATGAACAGAATAAAAAATCGACCTGTGGAACGGTCAGTTATATGCCGGCAGTGTTCGGATGCTACTTGGCGGAATATGTCATTAAACGAATCTAA
- a CDS encoding cation:proton antiporter domain-containing protein, with translation MNLFDFNFTLPITDPTWVFFLVLIIILFAPMILGRLHIPHIIGMILAGVVIGEHGFHVLDRDSSFELFGKVGLYYIMFLAGLEMDMEDFKKNRTKSIVFGWLTFLIPMGLGIWSSMSMLGYGFLTAVLLASMYASHTLIAYPIISRYGLSRLRSVNITIGGTAVTVTLALIILAVIGGMFKGTVDGWFWGFLVAKVAFLGFLIVFFFPRIGRWFFRKYDDSVMQFVFVLAMVFLGGGLMEFVGMEGILGAFLAGLVLNRLIPHVSPLMNRLEFVGNALFIPYFLIGVGMIIDVRSLFTGGEALKVAVVMTVVATFSKWLAAWITQKIYGMKPNERNMIFGLSNAQAAATLAAVLIGHEIIMENGERLLNDDVLNGTVVMILFTCVISSLVTERAARRFALDETVQSEEEGTKKNKEQILIPVANPDTIEDLINLALVIKDAKQKNALIALNVINDNNSSEKKELQGKRNLEKAAMIAAAADVPVTMVSRYDLNIASGIIHTIKEYEATDVVIGLHRKANIVDSFFGHLAESLLKGTHREVMIAKFLMPVNTLRRINIAVPPKAEYETGFAKWVEHFCRMGSILGCRVHFFANERTLMRLQHLVKKKYAGTPTEFSTLDEWEDLLLLTGQVNFDHLLVVISARRGSISYDPSFDRLPAQLGKYFSNNSLIILYPDQFGEPQEIVSFSDPRGHNESQHYEKVGKWFYKWLKKN, from the coding sequence ATGAACCTGTTTGATTTTAATTTTACCTTACCGATAACCGACCCTACTTGGGTATTCTTCCTGGTATTGATTATTATTCTTTTTGCCCCGATGATTCTCGGACGTCTGCATATACCTCATATTATTGGCATGATTCTGGCAGGAGTAGTGATTGGCGAACATGGCTTTCACGTGCTCGACCGCGACAGTAGCTTCGAACTTTTCGGTAAAGTGGGACTGTACTATATCATGTTTCTTGCCGGACTCGAAATGGATATGGAAGACTTCAAGAAGAACCGGACGAAAAGTATTGTGTTCGGCTGGCTTACTTTTCTTATTCCGATGGGACTGGGAATATGGAGCAGCATGAGTATGCTGGGATATGGTTTTCTCACGGCTGTATTGTTAGCGAGTATGTACGCTTCCCATACTTTGATTGCTTATCCTATTATAAGTAGGTATGGATTGTCTCGTCTGCGTAGTGTTAATATAACTATCGGTGGTACGGCAGTAACCGTGACTCTTGCCTTGATAATCCTTGCTGTCATAGGCGGTATGTTCAAAGGAACTGTCGATGGCTGGTTCTGGGGATTCCTTGTGGCAAAAGTCGCTTTCCTCGGATTTCTGATTGTTTTCTTTTTCCCCCGTATCGGGCGTTGGTTTTTCCGGAAGTATGACGACAGTGTGATGCAATTCGTATTCGTGCTGGCGATGGTTTTCCTAGGCGGCGGATTGATGGAGTTTGTGGGAATGGAAGGAATCTTGGGAGCTTTCCTTGCCGGGTTGGTTCTGAACCGCTTGATTCCACATGTATCTCCCTTGATGAACCGGTTGGAGTTTGTAGGAAATGCGTTGTTCATACCTTATTTCCTGATTGGTGTCGGAATGATTATTGATGTAAGAAGCTTGTTTACCGGTGGGGAAGCATTGAAAGTGGCGGTTGTGATGACCGTGGTTGCTACCTTTAGTAAATGGCTGGCTGCATGGATTACGCAAAAGATTTATGGTATGAAACCGAATGAACGGAACATGATATTCGGTTTGAGTAATGCGCAGGCAGCGGCTACGTTGGCAGCGGTATTAATCGGACACGAAATTATCATGGAGAATGGCGAACGGTTATTGAATGACGATGTACTGAACGGTACGGTCGTGATGATTCTTTTTACTTGTGTCATCAGTTCTTTGGTGACGGAACGCGCTGCCCGTCGTTTTGCCTTGGATGAAACAGTGCAGTCGGAAGAAGAGGGAACAAAGAAGAACAAGGAGCAGATATTGATTCCGGTTGCCAACCCGGATACGATTGAAGACCTTATCAACCTGGCACTGGTAATAAAGGATGCCAAACAGAAGAATGCATTAATCGCATTGAATGTTATTAATGATAATAATAGTTCGGAAAAGAAAGAGTTGCAGGGAAAACGTAATCTGGAGAAAGCGGCGATGATTGCCGCTGCTGCCGATGTACCTGTCACGATGGTGAGCCGTTATGATTTGAATATTGCTTCGGGCATTATTCATACGATAAAGGAATATGAAGCTACGGACGTTGTCATCGGCTTGCACCGGAAAGCCAATATCGTGGATTCCTTCTTCGGGCATCTGGCCGAGAGTTTGCTGAAAGGTACGCATCGTGAAGTAATGATTGCCAAATTCCTGATGCCGGTGAATACCTTGCGGCGAATCAATATAGCCGTTCCGCCGAAAGCCGAATATGAAACGGGTTTTGCAAAATGGGTGGAACACTTCTGCCGGATGGGAAGTATCCTGGGATGCCGTGTACATTTCTTCGCAAACGAACGGACTTTGATGCGGCTTCAGCATCTTGTAAAGAAGAAATATGCAGGGACACCGACCGAGTTTTCTACGTTGGACGAATGGGAAGACCTTCTTCTGTTGACAGGACAAGTGAATTTCGACCATCTGCTGGTTGTTATTTCAGCCCGTCGGGGTTCTATCTCTTACGACCCTTCTTTCGATCGTCTGCCGGCACAACTCGGAAAGTATTTCTCTAATAATAGTTTGATTATTTTGTATCCCGACCAGTTCGGCGAGCCGCAGGAAATTGTTTCTTTCTCTGACCCTCGCGGACATAATGAGTCGCAGCATTATGAAAAGGTTGGTAAATGGTTCTATAAATGGCTAAAGAAAAATTGA
- a CDS encoding aspartate-semialdehyde dehydrogenase, whose translation MKVAIVGVSGAVGQEFLRVLDERNFPMNELVLFGSKRSAGTTYTFRGKQIEVKLLQHNDDFKGVDIAFTSAGAGTSKEFEKTITKYGAVMIDNSSAFRMDADVPLVVPEVNAEDALERPRGVIANPNCTTIQMVVALKAIEKLSHIKTVHVSTYQAASGAGAAAMDELYEQYRQVLANEPVTVEKFAYQLAFNLIPQVDVFTENGYTKEEMKMFNETRKIMHSDIKVSATCVRVPALRAHSESIWLETERPISIEEAREAFAKGEGLVLQDNPAEKEYPMPLFLAGKDPVYVGRIRKDLTNENGLTFWIVGDQIKKGAALNAVQIAEYLIKVKNV comes from the coding sequence ATGAAAGTAGCTATTGTTGGCGTAAGCGGAGCCGTGGGACAGGAATTCCTGCGCGTGCTCGATGAGAGAAACTTCCCGATGAACGAGTTAGTTTTGTTCGGTTCTAAACGTAGTGCCGGAACAACCTATACTTTCCGCGGTAAACAGATCGAGGTGAAACTCTTACAACACAACGATGACTTTAAAGGGGTAGACATTGCTTTCACTTCTGCCGGAGCAGGAACATCCAAGGAGTTCGAGAAAACCATCACTAAATATGGTGCTGTGATGATTGACAACTCCAGCGCATTCCGTATGGATGCCGATGTTCCTTTGGTGGTGCCTGAAGTAAATGCCGAAGACGCATTGGAGCGTCCTCGCGGTGTCATTGCCAACCCTAACTGTACAACTATCCAGATGGTAGTTGCACTGAAAGCCATCGAAAAGCTTTCTCATATAAAAACCGTGCACGTGTCTACCTATCAGGCAGCAAGCGGTGCGGGTGCCGCTGCTATGGACGAATTGTACGAACAATATCGCCAGGTATTGGCTAACGAACCTGTGACTGTAGAGAAGTTTGCGTATCAGTTGGCTTTCAACCTGATTCCGCAGGTGGACGTATTCACAGAAAACGGTTACACGAAGGAAGAGATGAAGATGTTCAATGAGACACGTAAAATCATGCACTCTGACATCAAGGTTAGTGCTACTTGCGTACGTGTTCCTGCATTGCGTGCTCACTCTGAAAGTATTTGGCTGGAAACAGAACGCCCTATCTCTATTGAAGAAGCCCGTGAAGCATTCGCCAAGGGTGAAGGTCTGGTTCTTCAGGACAATCCTGCTGAGAAAGAATATCCGATGCCGTTGTTCCTGGCAGGTAAAGACCCGGTTTACGTAGGACGTATCCGCAAAGACCTGACGAACGAGAACGGACTGACTTTCTGGATTGTAGGTGACCAGATTAAGAAAGGTGCCGCACTGAACGCCGTTCAGATTGCCGAGTATCTGATTAAAGTAAAAAATGTATAA
- a CDS encoding helix-hairpin-helix domain-containing protein — translation MWKDFFYFTKTERQGIIVLVVLILGVFSIPQLFSLFNHPQKVDAAEQEKFEKELNEFISSLEEIKPHRKPNDSSFRSSSKREIRLTAFDPNTADSMTFLSLGLPSWMAKNILHYRSKQGRFHHPEDFRKIYGLTEEQYQTLLPYIQIAKSSEPREPRDTVQLLTAQNIQRDTIFKYQPGTIISLNSADTTELKKIPGIGSAIARKIVNYRKRLGAFCRIEQLKEIQLKAEKLRPWFSIDAGQIHRINLNKASLTRMSHHPYINFHQAKVIVEYRKKKGSIKSLKQLSLYEEFTPADLERLEPYVCCDL, via the coding sequence ATGTGGAAAGACTTCTTTTATTTCACTAAAACCGAACGACAAGGCATTATCGTCCTTGTCGTTCTTATTTTAGGGGTATTCTCCATTCCCCAACTATTCTCGCTTTTCAACCATCCCCAAAAAGTGGATGCCGCAGAACAAGAGAAGTTCGAAAAAGAATTAAATGAATTTATCTCTTCCCTTGAAGAGATAAAACCACATAGAAAACCGAACGACAGCTCCTTTCGGTCATCTTCCAAAAGAGAAATAAGGCTTACCGCCTTTGACCCGAATACGGCCGACTCCATGACTTTCCTGTCTCTTGGACTACCGTCATGGATGGCTAAGAACATCCTGCATTATCGTAGCAAGCAGGGACGATTCCACCACCCGGAAGACTTCCGGAAAATATACGGACTGACGGAAGAACAGTATCAAACGCTGCTTCCTTATATTCAGATTGCGAAAAGTTCCGAGCCAAGAGAACCAAGAGATACAGTACAGCTATTAACCGCACAAAACATACAACGGGATACGATATTCAAATACCAGCCCGGAACTATTATCAGCCTTAACTCTGCCGATACAACCGAACTAAAGAAGATTCCCGGAATCGGAAGCGCTATTGCCCGTAAGATTGTAAATTACCGTAAGCGACTGGGAGCTTTCTGCCGTATAGAGCAATTGAAGGAGATTCAGTTAAAAGCAGAGAAGCTCCGTCCCTGGTTTTCCATTGACGCCGGACAGATACACCGTATCAACTTGAATAAAGCAAGCCTGACACGAATGTCGCATCATCCGTATATCAACTTCCATCAAGCGAAAGTCATCGTAGAATACCGGAAAAAGAAAGGAAGCATAAAAAGCCTGAAACAGCTATCGCTCTATGAAGAGTTCACTCCGGCGGATTTGGAAAGGCTCGAGCCTTACGTTTGTTGTGATTTATAA
- a CDS encoding ABC transporter ATP-binding protein: MIKLEGITKSFGALQVLKGIDLEINKSEIVSIVGPSGAGKTTLLQIMGTLDEPDAGMVEIDGTVVSRMKEKALSAFRNKNIGFVFQFHQLLPEFTALENVMIPAFIAGVSSKEANDRAVKILEFMGLADRASHKPNELSGGEKQRVAVARALINDPAVILADEPSGSLDTHNKEDLHQLFFDLRDRLGQTFVIVTHDEGLAKITDRTVHMVDGMIKKD; this comes from the coding sequence ATGATAAAACTAGAAGGAATAACGAAGAGTTTCGGTGCGTTGCAAGTGCTGAAAGGGATTGATTTGGAAATCAATAAGAGCGAGATTGTCAGTATTGTAGGCCCGAGCGGGGCAGGTAAGACTACGCTGTTGCAGATTATGGGTACTTTGGACGAGCCGGATGCAGGTATGGTCGAGATTGACGGAACCGTGGTCAGCCGGATGAAAGAGAAGGCATTGTCTGCTTTCCGTAATAAGAATATTGGTTTCGTGTTCCAGTTTCATCAACTTCTGCCGGAGTTTACGGCATTGGAGAATGTGATGATTCCTGCATTTATTGCAGGCGTGTCTTCGAAAGAGGCAAATGACCGTGCGGTGAAGATTCTGGAGTTTATGGGGCTTGCCGACCGTGCTTCCCACAAGCCGAACGAACTGTCGGGCGGAGAGAAACAACGGGTAGCTGTGGCGCGTGCCTTAATCAACGACCCGGCTGTTATTCTGGCGGACGAACCATCAGGTAGTCTGGATACGCATAATAAAGAAGATTTACATCAACTATTCTTCGATTTGAGGGATAGGTTGGGGCAGACATTTGTCATCGTCACCCATGACGAGGGACTGGCCAAAATCACCGACCGGACGGTACATATGGTCGATGGCATGATTAAAAAAGATTAA